One window of the Pseudobdellovibrionaceae bacterium genome contains the following:
- a CDS encoding DUF4340 domain-containing protein has translation MKSFRSTLVFALVVAAVVGYAVFEMKRGEKNEAAEAKEDRLFSWEEKDIQEISLRHDDGGLVIVREGDNWRLKEPVSDRTDDFMVTSFLSSILSQVAKVVEENNQSWADYGLENSTTKVELVGPGGERKAIEVSQEKAYDDSHFIRQGDRLLVGSSDWAKLGKKKANEVREKKFFHSDKKIVAFRIQVPKEKIDITLESKGDEWKSSQYPDVVIAKSEVDKFTLDSSTFKSLDFVAEETEPKILAHFGLDKPDLIISYWLEGAEGEGPHWWMKVKRAASGTEGFAYHSERQTIYKVHEDTVKRYAKSLGDFRDKKLPFKFQPDAVQELTLKTRLTDLKLDKKDGRWIVANPPAGKEVDQEKVKGLIDRLSELEAKYFLGAKKGKGLKPPVNSVVLRNQEGEELLSMSWGTSFKAKQELATDSDEELYYVKTSRVADTLGVVVSKLDELPGQTLLKDIPKEEPKKPEGGAAMSRPMTPEPEGSQ, from the coding sequence CTATGCCGTCTTTGAGATGAAGAGAGGGGAGAAGAACGAGGCGGCTGAGGCCAAGGAAGACCGGTTGTTTTCCTGGGAGGAAAAGGACATCCAGGAAATCTCCCTTCGGCATGATGATGGAGGGCTGGTTATTGTGCGGGAAGGCGATAACTGGCGCCTGAAGGAGCCGGTTTCTGATCGTACTGATGATTTTATGGTTACCAGTTTCTTGTCCTCGATTCTCTCTCAGGTGGCCAAGGTCGTTGAGGAAAACAATCAGAGTTGGGCAGATTACGGCCTGGAAAATTCGACCACAAAAGTGGAGCTCGTAGGCCCAGGTGGGGAGCGTAAAGCCATTGAGGTCAGCCAGGAAAAGGCCTACGATGATTCTCACTTTATTCGTCAAGGGGACCGCCTGCTGGTGGGTTCAAGTGATTGGGCCAAGCTCGGCAAGAAGAAAGCCAATGAAGTTCGCGAAAAGAAGTTTTTCCATTCCGATAAAAAGATCGTGGCCTTTCGTATCCAGGTGCCAAAGGAGAAGATCGACATAACCTTAGAAAGTAAGGGAGATGAGTGGAAATCCTCCCAGTATCCTGATGTCGTGATTGCAAAATCCGAGGTCGATAAATTCACCTTGGATTCTTCGACTTTTAAGTCCCTGGATTTTGTTGCCGAGGAGACGGAACCCAAAATCCTTGCCCATTTTGGTTTGGATAAGCCCGACTTGATTATTAGCTATTGGCTGGAAGGGGCAGAAGGCGAGGGTCCTCATTGGTGGATGAAAGTAAAACGAGCGGCCAGTGGGACAGAGGGCTTTGCCTACCATTCCGAGCGACAGACCATCTACAAGGTTCACGAAGACACGGTCAAGCGCTACGCCAAGAGTTTAGGGGACTTCAGGGACAAAAAACTGCCCTTTAAATTTCAGCCCGACGCCGTCCAGGAGTTGACTCTGAAAACCAGACTCACAGATTTAAAGCTCGACAAGAAAGATGGCCGTTGGATAGTTGCCAATCCTCCAGCCGGGAAAGAAGTGGATCAGGAGAAAGTAAAAGGCCTGATTGATCGGCTGAGCGAGCTTGAAGCCAAGTATTTTCTTGGCGCCAAAAAGGGTAAGGGGCTTAAGCCGCCGGTCAATTCTGTTGTCCTTCGTAACCAAGAAGGGGAAGAGTTGTTGTCCATGAGCTGGGGTACCAGCTTTAAGGCCAAACAGGAATTGGCCACCGATTCGGATGAGGAGCTTTACTATGTTAAAACCAGTCGGGTGGCCGACACGCTTGGGGTGGTGGTTAGTAAGCTGGATGAGCTCCCGGGCCAAACTTTGTTGAAGGATATTCCCAAGGAAGAACCAAAAAAGCCAGAAGGTGGGGCCGCAATGAGTAGGCCCATGACGCCTGAACCAGAGGGCTCTCAGTGA